The Vibrio fortis DNA segment TCTTGGAAGGTTGCCACTTGGTTCTGCTCTCTCTAACCGAACTAAGTGGCCTTTTTCATCTCAGTGATTCAGATACTAACATCACTAAAACATCTAATATGCCGAACTACCCGAGTTCGACTTCTAGCTCACTCTCAATAGTGCTTGAACATGCCAATACATAGCCTTGTTCAATCTCTTCTGGGGTAAGCGTTTCTTGGCTGCTCGAAGTAACACTGCCCTTCGTGACTTTGCATTTACAAGAGCCACAAATACCACTGCGGCACGCAATGATGATCGGCACACCCGCCTTCTCTAATGAATCTGCTAGTGGCGTTCCTAAATCAGCTTCAACTTTCGCACCAAACGCAGGGACGAACACTTCAACTGACCCACCTTGCGACCCAACTTCTGTTTCGTCCGTAGACTCCAGTTTCGAGATTGGCGTAAAGCTTTCTTGGTAGAAGTTAGCCATGTTGAATTCAAGCTCAGTCAAGTAACCTTCTACGTCTTCCATGAAGCCAACTGGCCCACATAGATACACGGTTCTTTCTAGAATGTCAGGAGACAGGCGAACCAACCAACTCTTATCTAAACGTCCTTGAGGCGCGGTTGTGCCTTGGTTATCTTTCAGTAATAGTTTTAAGTTAAAGTTCGGATGCATGTCATCTAACTGACTGAGCTCTTCAAAGTAGATGGTTTCATGCTTGCTGCGAGCCTGATGGATGAAGTCAATTTCAATCGCGGGATCGTGCTTCAACCAATACTTAACCATTGAAATCACTGGCGTAATGCCACAGCCAGCACTCACTAAAGTCACTTTGTTTGTCGCACTTGGTTTACAATCAATACAATTAAATTCACCCGCCGGTTTGAGTACCGTTACTTCATCCCCTTCGTCTAGTTCATCGACAATGAAGTTTGAGACTAACCCGCCCTCGACACGTTTTACCGTCAATTTTAAGCGGTTATCATCCGTATCTGAGGCAATGGAGTAAGCTCGATAGTCCATTTTCTGTGGCATATTCAAACCAAGCGTAATAAATTGACCCGGCTTGAAGTTGAAGTGGAGATCTTGTGGAATAGAGCCCAATTCAAAGCTAACCGTATCCGGCGTTTCATGCCACTTTTTAAGACAAACCAAAGAGATTGAATCGCTATCAGACCAAGCGTACATAGTTATACTCACTTTTATAATTTGGGATGAACGACAAAAGCCTCGGGCCACAAATAGAATCTCTCAATTAGGCTCGAGGCTTGGTTAGCGAGATTAAGCCGCTAGGATTGTTTTAAGATCTTGTTCAGGTGTAGAAATAGCACGCATGTCGAACTCATCTTGAATGATCTTCAGTAGGTTCTCGGTTAAGAACGCAGGTGCGGTTGGGCCTGTGTAAATCCCTTTAACACCCAGTGCAAACAGAGTCAGTAGGATGACAATCGCTTTCTGCTCAAACCAAGAGAGTACTAGTGTCAGTGGAAGCTCATTAATGCCGCAATCAAACTCTTGCGACAGTGCAAGTGCAAGTTGAATCGCAGAGTAAGCGTCATTACATTGGCCAACATCTAGAAGACGTGGGATGCCGTTAATGTCACCAAACTGGTTCTTGTTGAAACGGAACTTACCACAAGCAAGAGTTAGGATAACTGAATCGTCAGGCGCTTGAGCCGTAAAGTCGGTGTAGTAGCTACGCTCAGCTTTATCACCATCACAACCACCCACTAGGAAGAAGTGTTTGATGTTGCCTTCTTTTACTTGCTCAACAACAGCCGGAGCCGCTTCCATAAGCGCATTGCGCCCAAAACCAACCGTGATCATCTGTTCGATCTCGTCGTGTTTGAAGCCCTCTTGCGCTAATGCACAATCAATAACTGCGCTGAAGTCATCGCCTTCAAGGTGAGCAACACCTGGCCAACCTACAATGCTACGTGTGAATAGACGATCTGCGTACGCGCCAACATCTGGGTTAAGTAGACAGTTAGAGGTCATCACAATCGCGCCTGGGAAGTTAGCGAACTCTTTTTGTTGGTTCTGCCATGCGCTACCGTAGTTACCTGCTAAGTGTGGGTACTTGCTTAGTTCTGGGTAACCGTGAGCTGGAAGCATCTCACCATTGGTGTAAACATTGATACCCTTGCCTTCCGTCTGTTGCAGGATTTTTTCTAAGTCATGTAGGTCGTGACCAGAAACAAGGATACAGTGACCTTTCTTAGTTTTAACGTTCACAGCTGTTGGCTGTGGGTGACCAAAAGTATCGGTTTCGCCTTTGTCCAACATCTCCATTACTTTGTAGTTCATCAGACCAATCTGCATTGATGTATCAAGCAGCTGTTTTAGATCTGTTGGATCAGTACCTAAGAACGCCATGATTTGGTGGTATTCAGCGTGGATGTCTTGGTCAGTTTGACCAAGTACACGTGCGTGTTCCATGTATGCTGCAGCACCTTTCAAGCCGTATAGGCACAGTAGGCGTAGGCCAATCACGTCTTCGTGTTGCGAGTCATGGCCACGGTTAACCGCTGCTTGTGGTGCAAGAGCCAGTAACTGACTGCTATCCGTAGGAAGATCGAACTGAGCAGCTGGAGACAATGCAGGAATTTCAAAACCAACGAGCAGTGCAGCAGCACGAACTTGCTGCTCTAAACGCTGCTTGTACTCGTGTGACTGTTGAGCAAATTCGATGATACGCTCAGGGTCGAAGTTAACATTCGTTAATGTCGCGAAAAATGCTCGTGGTGCCCACTCATCGATTTCCGTGTCAATAACGTTGCAAGCGCGGCCTAGATTGGCCCAAAAAGAAACCCCTTGCAGTGAGTACACCAACACATCTTGCAGATCAGAAACTTCAGAAGTTTTACCACACATACCTTGTGCAAATGAGCAGCCTTTAACTGTCGGTGTTTGAATAGTTTGTTCACATTGAATACAGAACATATTGGGCTCCAGTAATAGTCGTTTGTTGTAAGTTCTTGGCTCACAATGATTTATTTTTCCTACACCCTAGAGCACCTTCCGTGCCAACTTTTAAGTTATTGTTTTATATATGAAAATAGTTATATCCATAATAATGGTGCGTATTTATGACTACAAAATCCCACTAAAAATAAACACACCTAGGTCAATATGACTGCAAATAATTTTTTGAACACCGTTCATGTTTCGTTCAGAAAAGCTTTGTTAGAGTGACAGCATAGAAAAAGAGGAAATGAATTATGAAAAATATCTTAGTGACTGTTGCAGCTCTCTTCACTGGTCTTATCGCGCTATTCACCAGCTTGCTGCTTGCTATCCCTCTAACGATTGCAGCCCTCATCACAGGGAAAAAAATTCAGAAGCAGATGAGCCAACAAGGCTTTACATCTCGTATGAATAACCACTACTCGTCAAATCGAGATGCCGGTGTGATTGAAGGCGAATACGAAGACCTGTCGAACAAGCGATAACACAACGTTTCGTTAGCTTTGTTACAGTGGGCATTAGGCCCACTTTTGAACTCACACCATCTACAAGAAACCGATTAATAGATCAGGCATGAACAAAATCATTAAATTCAGCTTACCGACACTCGCATTGATTGGCATATTTGGTTGTTCTCATGAACCTATTGTTCCCGCATATCAAGCTTCTGGTGAGCTTCCAGCTTATCAACAAGATAATTTTGAACGCTATCAATCAGATACACAGGAATGGTTAGCCTCACACCGTATATTTGTTTCGCAAGATCACCAGAAAGAGATTGAGCTAAACTCTCCAACCGAATATCAGCCACAGCAACCAAACGGCCAAGCCGTGTTGCTTGTTCACGGCTTGGGTGATTCCCCTTACTCATTTCACGACATAGCAACTTATCTTGCTCAGCAAGGCTATCTGGTACGTACGGTGTTACTCCCTGGTCACGGAAGTCGCGTCGCAGACCTAATGTTACCTAGTTTGGAAGACTGGCAGGAGGTTGTGGATCACCACACCAAACTACTTCAACAAGAGTATGACTCTGTATGGCTTGGAGGTTACTCTACCGGTGCAAACCTCGTCACATCACAAGCAATAAAAGACGATACTATTTCGGGTCTACTGCTGTTCTCACCAGCGTTTCAACCGAAATCTTCGGCGGTGCAATTTGCTGAACTGGCGAGCTACTTCGTCACATGGGCAGATCAGGATCCTGAAGACAATATGCTGCGCTACAACTCTTTACCCATGAATGGGGCATCGGTTTACTATCAAACTTCCGAAGTCGTACGCAACGATCTTCAACAAGGACAATACGACAAACCGGTCTTCGTATTAATGAGCGAAGGCGATAGTGTAATAGACACGCAATATGTAGAAAGCGCCTTTACCCAATCTATGCCAAACCCAAGCAATGTACTGATCTGGCAAGGGGAGCAAGATTTAAGCGACCCTAGATCTGTGCGCTATAGTATGAAATTGCCAGAACAACGCATCTCTAATGGCTCACACATGGGATTACTCTTCTCGCCACAAAACCCATATTACGGCATCAATGGCAGTGAGAAGATCTGCTCTAATGGTCAAGCTGAAGGGTTAGAGGAAAAGTGCCAAGCAGGCGAGGAAACATGGTATTCCGCATGGGGTTATCAAGAGCCAGACAAGAACCACGCTCGGTTAACTTTCAACCCATACTTTGAAGATAACATGCACAAGCTCAGCGATATGATGGCGTCTAGCGGTACTATGGCAAATACGCAGAAACAATGATCTGCAGAGAGAAACCATCGGCATCACTTTCAAAAAAGGCTCACCACAAACATGGTGAGCCTTTCCGTTTCTAAAGTGTCTTTACTAGATTGTCCACACCACACGTGCAGCTAATAAGATCAATACCACACCCGATAGCCTATCTATTAACTGGGCTTGAGAACGAATGCGATCAACAATTAATGGGCTTGAAAGCACCAGTGTGATGAAGGTATACCACAAACCATCCACAATCAGTGGAGTCGAGACAATGATAACCTTATTCATCAGCTCATTCCCCAAAGCGACAAACTGGCTAAATAGAGCGATAAAGAACAGGGCAATCTTTGGACTCAGAATTGAGATAAGAAAGGCTTCACGAGCAGACTGCATATACGTAACTGGTTCCCCGCCTTCCAATTTTGCGGCGACACCGCCTTTCGAACGCAGCGCATTAACTCCAAGATATGCCAGGTAAGCAGCACCCGCTAAGCTAATGCCTTTAAACAAAAGTGGTGACTGTTCAAGGACGACCGCCAAGCCGATAATAGTGGCAAACGCATAGATACCGATACCTGCGGCGTGTGCCCACGCCGCAATCAAACCATTCATTCGTCCACCAGCAAGGCTATGCTTTGCAATCATTGCCAAGCTTGGCCCCGGTGACATCGCCCCCAATAAGCAGATTGCTAAAAGAGAAAACCAAATCGTTATTGTCATTATTCCATTCCTACACTCAATTTCTGCGAAGCTGTCTGTCCTCGCTGACTATATTGTCACCTTAAGTTGAACGAGATATAAATTGAAATCAAAGATAATCATCATTGCCATGATTTGAATTCATACTGATATTGTAACTGGATTTTTGCATCGCGAGGTACGCCTTCTCCCGTACCCATTTATGAGCAGAATCGTTATCAAACTTAGGGTGCCACATCAGCCAATAGGTATGACTGTCCGTCTCAAAAGGCAAAGAACGGTAGGTCAAAGGTTGATGGCGAGCTAGGTTGTACGCAATATGCTCTGGCACGATCATCAAATAATCATCTTGGCTAAGCACATTACATGCTGCGGAGAAAAACGGTACTTTCAGTGCCACTCTTCGGGTATAGCCTAACTGCTTCAACGCAATGTCAGCTTGAGTATCTTTATCACCACCGCCGGTCACCTTGATGTGTGCAAAATTGACCAAATCATCGATACTCAATGCTTCTTTTTGCGCAAGTGGGTGCGAGCTGCGCATCAGACATACCGATTTATCTTCACCGAGCTTCATGCTTGAAACATGCTCTGGTTTGCTAGGAAACATACTAGATGCCAAGTGGATCCCCATATCGTGAAGACATTCAAGGTAACTGGGATCCCATAATCGATAAGCGAGATTAATCTGCGGTGCCACCTCAGAAACATCGGCAACAATATTAGGGAGTATGTATTGAGCAACATAATCACTCGACGCAAGTACCAACTCCCCTTTCCACTCTTTAGGATCAAAAGGTTGGTCATCAAGAAGGTGGTCAAACTCTCCGAGCAAAGCATCCAGTTTCTCTTTAAGTAACAGAGCACGAGAAGTCGGAATGAGTTTATTGCCGTCTCTTACCAGTAAGGGATCGCTACACAGTTCCCTTAGTTGAGAGAGCTGACGACTGACCGCAGATTGAGTAATATGGAGTCTTTCCGCAGCACGACTCACATGACACTCTTCAAGCAGAACATGCAGCGAACGCAGCAGATTAAGGTTAATGTTGCCTAACATGAAACGCCTTACCGAGTTTGCTTATTAAAAAATTCAGTGAGCACTGTATGGGTCATCAATTGGCGAAGGTCAGCGTAACTGTGCAGCTGATCGCGAATTCGATTAAGGTGCTCCATACTTTCAACTTCCACATAAAGCATCATGTCTGTCTCACCACTGATGGAGTGACACCACTGAACACCATCAATCTGGTAGATAGATTGCGCATACGATTCGCAACTGTGGTCACTGCTTGAGAGATCAAACTTTAAAGAGATGTAAGCGCAAACATTCTTTGACGAATTCGCATCCGCGACTCGCGCGTAATACCCTTGAATCACTTGATCACTTTCAAGTTTCTTCATTCTTGCATTGACCGCCGAACGGGATAGATTGACCTCTCTTGCAATATCACTGACCGAGCAGCGCCCATCATTTTTTAGAATATCGACGATTTGACGATCAAATTTATCCATTGTGCTCACGACTTCCATTGTTCTAGTTATTTCAATTTCCTAATTTGACACAAATTTCAACGTTAGAACAGCCGACACTTTCACTTCTAAAGACCAAAACTCCGTTAAAATGACACCTAGTTACGACGTTTCGCTAGCTGCAATCTCTACAATGACGGGGTATGCTTTTGTGATAAAACATAGCGCTGGCGAATCGGATACCAGCCAAGAAAAGATCTTCAAGGATGGCGAATGACACAACTCAAGCAAGAAATTACCCTGCTTTCCGGTATAGGGCAGCTTTCTACGACTCTATTAGGAACCGGGCTATTCATGATTCCCGCAATTGCAGCGGGCATCGCTGGACAGTTGTCACTCCTCGCTTGGTTGCTCCTTTTTATTGCGATTTGCCCAATCGCTCTCACATTCGCAGCACTTGGAAAACGCTATCCCAACGCCGGTGGAACTGCTTACTTCGTTCGCCAAGCTTTTGGACAACGCATGGAAACCGCGGTGGCCTGGTTATTTGTAAGTGTGATTCCTGTTGGTATCCCTGCGGCTATCGCCTTAGCCGGAGGATTTGCCCAGCAACTATTGCCCACGCCGCTTAACGCACCACTCACGGCCCAATTTTTAACTGTGGTATTGCTGATCATTGTGAACCTGCTAGGCAGCAAATCTTCAGGTCGACTACAAACTGTTATTGCTCTATCTATTTTCGCTCTCGTTAGCGCTTTTGTTTGGAAAGCAGATATCGGAATAACGGATGTCGCGATTCCAAGTGTCGATTCGAACTCAATGTGGGCTATTGGCTCTGCCTTAGCAGTCATGTTCTGGTGTTTTGTTGGTATTGAAGCCTTTGCCCACATGGGGGAAGAGTTTAAGAACCCGCAAAGAGACTTTCCAATCGCTATCATCGCAGGCTGCTTTGTTGCAGGGCTGGTTTACTGGGCATGTTCAGTAGTAATTTTAAAACTCGGTGCGTATGGCTCTGCTGAGTTTGATGCGACAGCGATTCCATGGATCACAGAGCAACTGTTTGGTGCTGGTTTCAAAACAGTCATTAGTGTACTCGGATTTTTTGCCTGCTTTGCCAGCCTCAATCTGTATACACAAAGCCTGTCACGCATGATATGGGCACAAGCTCGCCAACATAAACCACATGGAAAAATGGCGCAGCTCAATACTCGTGGAGCGCCATTTTATCCGACGATTGCTATCGGTGCTGTAGCACTATTATCTTGTGTGATTGGAGAGCTCTCTTCCTTAGATCTCGAGTTTTTCCTCAAACTTGCTAACGGCATCTTTGTATTGGTTTACCTGTTAGCCATGCTTGCAGCCTGTCGATTACTGTCAGGGGCAGGCCAGTATGTCGCTATGTTGTCATTGGCACTGTGCACCTTAGTCTTCATCTGTTTGAGTTGGTCAATGCTCTATGCCTGTGTCGTTTTTGCAGCCCTACTGTTGCCATGGCGTCGCTGGCTAGGTCGACCTCGAGTTTCATTAGAGTAACAACCTAGCGTTCAACAAGATCTTGTCCGCACCATTACTCATGATAAAAAGCTTGAGCAATGGTGCGCATTTTTTGAGGTATTTCATTCAATGGAACGTTCCCGAATCCCAATACCACCGAACGCCAGTCACGATCATTGTCTTTCGCGTATTCGTAAAAACTAAACGGACGCACGACAATATTTTCTCGCTCAGCCCTTCTACTCCAATCGTGCTCTGAAATCCCGCCATACCATTTCACGGTTACGTGTAAGCCCGCCGCTTGGCTTATCACTTCAAGGTCTTGTCCGAACTCACTCTCAATTGCCGTTAACATGGCCTCATACTTCTGTTTGTACGAGCGACGCATTTTTCTGATGTGCCTTAGCAGATCGCCTTCATTAATAAAGTCTGCCAGAGCTTCCTGGGTATGTGTGGGTGAATCACCGGTAATGGCGTCCTTAACTTCCAAACAACGGGGTACCAACTGTTTAGGCACCACCATATAGCCGATTCTTAAGCCATTAAACATCACCTTGCTGAGCGAACCGACATAGATCACGCGCTCGTCTTGCTCTAGCTTCCCCGCTAGCCCCTGCATACTGGTGTATGGACGATGCGCAAACTGAAATTCACTATCGTAGTCATCTTCAATAATCCAAGCTTGATTCTGTTTTGCCCAATCGATGATCTTCAGCCTCTGCTCTGTCGTCAGTGTGGTGCCCATCGGGTATTGATTGCTCGGCGTAACATAAAGGGCCTGAGCTTGGCTCGCTAAAACCTTATCTAAACACAGCCCTTGTTTCTCACGCACAGGAACAGGCTGCATCTTGAGTTGTAAAAGATCGATGATCTTGTGAACCTGACGATAGCCGGGCTCTTCCATCAAGACTTCATCTCCCGTTTTAAGCGTCGCCATTAAAGCCATTGAAAGCGCCTGCTGCGCACCAACAGTGATGATGATTCGACTGGGATCACAATGCACAGAACGGCTGCTCGCCAAGTAATGGCTCAATGCCTCGCGAAGCGCTATGGAGCCTTGAACCTGCTGGTTACCTGCTAGGCTTAAACGCGTCACATGCCGCTGTAGTAGGCGCTGCCATTTAGCGAATGGAAAGGCGCGCAGATCGGGCACTCCAGGGGCGAAGCCCTGATTGACATCAAAAGGAGTGATTCCGATCGATTCACTGAGTTCCCTACCCTTCAAGTCCTCAGTTTCAACCGGAGGCTCTGGCGCAGCTAAATAATGTTCAGGCTGCTCGATTGAAACAAAATAGCCTGCACCTTTACGACTCTCAATGTAGCCCTCACTCATTAACTGTTCATAAGCAAAAATCACAGTATTACGGCTGACATCAAGCTCTATGGCTAGCTTTCGAGTAGAAGGCAGTTTATTCCCTTTACTCCAAAACCCACGCACGATCTTTTCCCTAATAGCGTGAAATAAGGCACTCTGCCGCGTTGCTTTGCTGAGATCTAATGACAGATCTCCAATATCAATTGGCTGCATAACTGGATCTAAACACTCTTCAAAACTGGCTCTATTTATATAACCAGTTAACCGTTAGTTTGAATAAAAAGCAATCAAGGAGATGTCATTATGCTATCGAGAACCAACAGAACAAGAATCAAAAAAGGAACACACAAAGCGGAGTTTGATCAACAAAAGCTATACAACATTATTGATGAGAGTCTTATTGCTCATATTGCTTTGGAAGGAGAACAGGGCCCCGTGGTCATCCCGATGTTGGCGTGGCGCGTTGATAACCATGTTTACATTCATGGAGCTAAAAACAGCCGTCTGCTCAGAGGATTAAAAAAGGGGGGGCAGACGTGCCTGACCTTCACCCTATTTGATGGCTGGGTGTTGGCTCGTTCCGCTTTTCACCACAGTGCGCATTACCGTTCGGCCGTTGTATTTGGAGCCTTTGAAATCATTGAGGATGCCGAGGAGAAAGACCGACTCCTCAATCACTTTGTTGAACAGATCGCTCCCGGCAGAACGGAAGAAGTTCGCTTAAGTAGCCCACGAGAGTTAGCGGCAACGGAACTGCTGGCAATCCCGTTAACCGAAGCCTCGGTTAAAATTGGCAAGCACGGTGTCAATGACGATGAAGCAGACCTCGAGATTCCGGTTTGGGCAGGTGTACTACCGTATAGAACCGTCGTCGGCCCGCTTGAAACCGTACCTGAGCTGGAAGGTAAAATAGACCCACCGGATTATTCCGCCGCCTACGGTTCACGCTGGGTGGACGCGCCATAGGGCAATAATGACCGAAGTTTAAAAGTGGGCTTGAAAACGATCGCGATACTGCTTGGGTGTTAAACCTCTATGTTTTTTAAACATCCGGTTAAAGCTAGCAGTATTGGTATAACCAAGACGTGTCGCGATCTCGTCAATCGGTGTGGAATAACGTAATAGTTCAACTGCAACATTGCTCAGTGCGTAGCCCGTAATAGTAGAAAATGTGACCCCTAACCGATGCAACCTGCGCTGGAATTGTTGTTCAGATAAGCCAAGCAGGGATGATACCTTTGAAAGGGTTGGTAATCCAAAATGTCGGCTGTAGTTAATCATCTCATACAGCACCTTATGCTCATCTCCAGCATCAGGCATATTCAAATAATTATCCAAGTCGTGGTAGTTCATCGCCAAATTTGCGCGACCAGATGAGCGCACTTGGTTTACCGATAACCTCAGATTACTCGGTAGCCAAATTTCCGTTCTAGACTGCCCCCATTGTATTGGACAACCAAAATACGCTTGGTAAAGCTCAACATTTTTTCGATGACCAGCGATCGACACGGTGGATGGTTTGAAATCTTCACCCAGATACATCCGCAATATTTTGGTCATAAAGATGGCGACTCGAATCGAATCATGAACTTTACCTTGCGAGCCGTAGGCGGGATTCTCATAACACCATTTAATCAAAGGGCCCACTTCCGTACCGTATAGGTGCGCACCAGACTGTAAACAGTGAAGGCTTAGGTTTACGCGGCGAATAGTAGAAGCAAGATCATGCCCTGAGAAGAACCAGTTCGCCAAGGGACCTAGCTTCTCAACATTAACCTTTTGGCCGATTTGTAAAATGATGTCTGGGTTCTGTGTTTGATGTTCTAAGTTTTGATACCACTCGTCCACTTCTCTTACAGGTATCAGATTCATCGGATTATCAAACACCGATCTTGGAATACCTAAATCCTCAATGTTAATTATGTTCTTAGCCGCGACTTGTTGATAAAGGCTAAAAATACCGAGAGCACGCAAAAAATTAACGTTCTGCATAAAACCACTCATTCATTATGGACACGAAACAATTTTAATATCACAAATAACAAATCACATCAAAAACCACCTCATTTAGAAATAATCTGTAATTTTGCAACTTTGTTATCTGACTTAACTCACAATTGTGTTTCTTAGTTAATGTAGGGTTTGTCAATGAGTCTTCTTAGTGTCCCGTTTGTTGGAACTGGTGCCGATACAGCACTGCACGTTGTCGCTGGTATTGTTCTTGTCGCGACTATTGCGGCTGCAGGTTACGGTTTCTGGCGTGTTCATGAATTACCAATTAATAAAGCACACAGCAAAGAGCATCACCAGTTGGGGCTGATCACGGCACTCACTTGGATAGGATTTATCTGGCATTGGGTGTGGGTATTAGCTGTGATTCTTGCGTTTGTCGATATGGAAAAAGCAATTATCAGCCTCAGAGATACTTGGCATGCACCTTCGCCAAAGAACCCAGCAACGCAAGACGATGATAACAAAGAGGAGAAGCCAGCATGTTAGAAGGTTTAGCAATTTGGGCGCTTTTCATTTATCTACTCAGACTCGTTGGTATGCCTTGGAATAAAGGAACCAAAGCCTTCGCTTACCTTGGTGGTACGTCTTGGTTATTGTTCGTATGGGTTGGATTAATCAACTATACGCCGATGGATCTGTCAGGTGGTTCTGTCGTCCAATCACCACATATTCAGTTACGCCCTGATTCAACTGCCGTCTCTGGTAAAACAACTAAGGTGCACATCACACCGAACCAAGATGTAGAGCAAGGCCAGCTTATTTATGAAATTGATGACACCAAATACGTCATTGCACGTGACAAGGCAGAGATCCAACTTGAATCTGCACGAGTTG contains these protein-coding regions:
- a CDS encoding Lrp/AsnC family transcriptional regulator, which gives rise to MDKFDRQIVDILKNDGRCSVSDIAREVNLSRSAVNARMKKLESDQVIQGYYARVADANSSKNVCAYISLKFDLSSSDHSCESYAQSIYQIDGVQWCHSISGETDMMLYVEVESMEHLNRIRDQLHSYADLRQLMTHTVLTEFFNKQTR
- a CDS encoding hybrid-cluster NAD(P)-dependent oxidoreductase, whose translation is MYAWSDSDSISLVCLKKWHETPDTVSFELGSIPQDLHFNFKPGQFITLGLNMPQKMDYRAYSIASDTDDNRLKLTVKRVEGGLVSNFIVDELDEGDEVTVLKPAGEFNCIDCKPSATNKVTLVSAGCGITPVISMVKYWLKHDPAIEIDFIHQARSKHETIYFEELSQLDDMHPNFNLKLLLKDNQGTTAPQGRLDKSWLVRLSPDILERTVYLCGPVGFMEDVEGYLTELEFNMANFYQESFTPISKLESTDETEVGSQGGSVEVFVPAFGAKVEADLGTPLADSLEKAGVPIIIACRSGICGSCKCKVTKGSVTSSSQETLTPEEIEQGYVLACSSTIESELEVELG
- a CDS encoding alpha/beta hydrolase; translation: MNKIIKFSLPTLALIGIFGCSHEPIVPAYQASGELPAYQQDNFERYQSDTQEWLASHRIFVSQDHQKEIELNSPTEYQPQQPNGQAVLLVHGLGDSPYSFHDIATYLAQQGYLVRTVLLPGHGSRVADLMLPSLEDWQEVVDHHTKLLQQEYDSVWLGGYSTGANLVTSQAIKDDTISGLLLFSPAFQPKSSAVQFAELASYFVTWADQDPEDNMLRYNSLPMNGASVYYQTSEVVRNDLQQGQYDKPVFVLMSEGDSVIDTQYVESAFTQSMPNPSNVLIWQGEQDLSDPRSVRYSMKLPEQRISNGSHMGLLFSPQNPYYGINGSEKICSNGQAEGLEEKCQAGEETWYSAWGYQEPDKNHARLTFNPYFEDNMHKLSDMMASSGTMANTQKQ
- the yjeH gene encoding L-methionine/branched-chain amino acid transporter yields the protein MTQLKQEITLLSGIGQLSTTLLGTGLFMIPAIAAGIAGQLSLLAWLLLFIAICPIALTFAALGKRYPNAGGTAYFVRQAFGQRMETAVAWLFVSVIPVGIPAAIALAGGFAQQLLPTPLNAPLTAQFLTVVLLIIVNLLGSKSSGRLQTVIALSIFALVSAFVWKADIGITDVAIPSVDSNSMWAIGSALAVMFWCFVGIEAFAHMGEEFKNPQRDFPIAIIAGCFVAGLVYWACSVVILKLGAYGSAEFDATAIPWITEQLFGAGFKTVISVLGFFACFASLNLYTQSLSRMIWAQARQHKPHGKMAQLNTRGAPFYPTIAIGAVALLSCVIGELSSLDLEFFLKLANGIFVLVYLLAMLAACRLLSGAGQYVAMLSLALCTLVFICLSWSMLYACVVFAALLLPWRRWLGRPRVSLE
- a CDS encoding LysR family transcriptional regulator; translated protein: MLGNINLNLLRSLHVLLEECHVSRAAERLHITQSAVSRQLSQLRELCSDPLLVRDGNKLIPTSRALLLKEKLDALLGEFDHLLDDQPFDPKEWKGELVLASSDYVAQYILPNIVADVSEVAPQINLAYRLWDPSYLECLHDMGIHLASSMFPSKPEHVSSMKLGEDKSVCLMRSSHPLAQKEALSIDDLVNFAHIKVTGGGDKDTQADIALKQLGYTRRVALKVPFFSAACNVLSQDDYLMIVPEHIAYNLARHQPLTYRSLPFETDSHTYWLMWHPKFDNDSAHKWVREKAYLAMQKSSYNISMNSNHGNDDYL
- the pdxR gene encoding MocR-like pyridoxine biosynthesis transcription factor PdxR translates to MQPIDIGDLSLDLSKATRQSALFHAIREKIVRGFWSKGNKLPSTRKLAIELDVSRNTVIFAYEQLMSEGYIESRKGAGYFVSIEQPEHYLAAPEPPVETEDLKGRELSESIGITPFDVNQGFAPGVPDLRAFPFAKWQRLLQRHVTRLSLAGNQQVQGSIALREALSHYLASSRSVHCDPSRIIITVGAQQALSMALMATLKTGDEVLMEEPGYRQVHKIIDLLQLKMQPVPVREKQGLCLDKVLASQAQALYVTPSNQYPMGTTLTTEQRLKIIDWAKQNQAWIIEDDYDSEFQFAHRPYTSMQGLAGKLEQDERVIYVGSLSKVMFNGLRIGYMVVPKQLVPRCLEVKDAITGDSPTHTQEALADFINEGDLLRHIRKMRRSYKQKYEAMLTAIESEFGQDLEVISQAAGLHVTVKWYGGISEHDWSRRAERENIVVRPFSFYEYAKDNDRDWRSVVLGFGNVPLNEIPQKMRTIAQAFYHE
- the hcp gene encoding hydroxylamine reductase; the encoded protein is MFCIQCEQTIQTPTVKGCSFAQGMCGKTSEVSDLQDVLVYSLQGVSFWANLGRACNVIDTEIDEWAPRAFFATLTNVNFDPERIIEFAQQSHEYKQRLEQQVRAAALLVGFEIPALSPAAQFDLPTDSSQLLALAPQAAVNRGHDSQHEDVIGLRLLCLYGLKGAAAYMEHARVLGQTDQDIHAEYHQIMAFLGTDPTDLKQLLDTSMQIGLMNYKVMEMLDKGETDTFGHPQPTAVNVKTKKGHCILVSGHDLHDLEKILQQTEGKGINVYTNGEMLPAHGYPELSKYPHLAGNYGSAWQNQQKEFANFPGAIVMTSNCLLNPDVGAYADRLFTRSIVGWPGVAHLEGDDFSAVIDCALAQEGFKHDEIEQMITVGFGRNALMEAAPAVVEQVKEGNIKHFFLVGGCDGDKAERSYYTDFTAQAPDDSVILTLACGKFRFNKNQFGDINGIPRLLDVGQCNDAYSAIQLALALSQEFDCGINELPLTLVLSWFEQKAIVILLTLFALGVKGIYTGPTAPAFLTENLLKIIQDEFDMRAISTPEQDLKTILAA
- a CDS encoding LysE family translocator; translated protein: MTITIWFSLLAICLLGAMSPGPSLAMIAKHSLAGGRMNGLIAAWAHAAGIGIYAFATIIGLAVVLEQSPLLFKGISLAGAAYLAYLGVNALRSKGGVAAKLEGGEPVTYMQSAREAFLISILSPKIALFFIALFSQFVALGNELMNKVIIVSTPLIVDGLWYTFITLVLSSPLIVDRIRSQAQLIDRLSGVVLILLAARVVWTI